One region of Aneurinibacillus sp. REN35 genomic DNA includes:
- the ftsH gene encoding ATP-dependent zinc metalloprotease FtsH — protein MNRFFRNTGFYLLIILVTVGIVNFITNQGTDTSKIPYNKFRQYLNQGQVAELQIRPDRGTYYIQGKLKDQTIFYTNGPLYDNAKLLQEVEEANLAKEEYLEQKGDSVWLTFLTSIIPFVIIFILFFFLLNQAQGGGSRVMNFGKSKAKLYNDEKKKVTFNDVAGADEEKAELVEVVEFLKDPRKFAAVGARIPKGVLLVGPPGTGKTLLARAVAGEAGVPFFSISGSDFVEMFVGVGASRVRDLFENAKKNAPCIIFIDEIDAVGRQRGAGLGGGHDEREQTLNQLLVEMDGFGANEGIIIVAATNRPDILDPALLRPGRFDRQITVDRPDVKGREAVLKVHARNKPLGEGVDLDIIARRTPGFTGADLENLLNEAALLAARRNKRKIDMNEVDEAIDRVIAGPAKKSRVISDDEKRLVAYHEAGHTICGYFLKNADMVHKVTIIPRGSAGGYTVMLPKEDRFFATRSDLLDKIVGLLGGRVAEELVLKEISTGAHNDFERATGIARRMVMEFGMSTNLGPMQFGQSQGQVFLGRDFGHEQNYSDETARQIDQEIQTIIRDCHQRCTDLLNEHMDKLEGVAQALLKVETLDAEQIKSIIETGSLSSDVGEVKEVTTGDVKVQITGKPDDSAPTPGIDSEERDRSDT, from the coding sequence ATGAATCGGTTCTTCCGCAATACAGGATTTTATCTGCTAATTATTCTAGTAACGGTTGGGATTGTCAATTTCATTACCAACCAGGGTACGGACACGTCGAAGATCCCTTACAACAAGTTCCGTCAGTACCTTAACCAGGGTCAAGTTGCCGAACTGCAGATTCGTCCTGACCGAGGTACATATTATATTCAGGGTAAGTTGAAGGATCAGACGATCTTCTATACGAATGGGCCGCTTTATGATAATGCGAAGCTGCTGCAGGAAGTAGAAGAAGCGAATCTGGCAAAAGAAGAGTATCTAGAACAGAAAGGTGATTCTGTCTGGCTTACTTTTCTTACCTCAATTATTCCTTTTGTGATCATCTTTATTTTATTCTTCTTCCTGTTGAACCAGGCCCAGGGTGGCGGCAGCAGGGTTATGAACTTCGGTAAAAGCAAAGCGAAGTTATATAATGATGAGAAGAAGAAGGTTACATTTAACGATGTAGCCGGTGCGGATGAAGAAAAAGCCGAACTGGTTGAGGTCGTAGAGTTTTTGAAAGATCCGCGTAAGTTTGCCGCGGTTGGAGCGCGTATTCCAAAAGGGGTGCTCCTTGTCGGTCCTCCGGGTACGGGTAAGACGCTATTAGCACGGGCTGTCGCTGGTGAAGCGGGTGTGCCGTTCTTTAGCATTAGTGGTTCCGACTTTGTTGAGATGTTTGTCGGTGTCGGTGCTTCGCGTGTGCGTGACTTGTTCGAGAATGCGAAGAAGAACGCTCCATGTATCATTTTCATTGATGAGATTGATGCCGTAGGTCGTCAGCGCGGTGCTGGTCTTGGCGGCGGCCATGATGAGCGCGAACAGACGCTTAACCAGTTACTTGTTGAGATGGATGGCTTTGGAGCCAACGAAGGAATTATCATTGTGGCGGCGACCAACCGTCCGGATATTCTTGACCCGGCGCTTCTGCGTCCTGGACGTTTTGACCGTCAGATTACAGTAGATCGCCCAGATGTAAAAGGCCGCGAAGCAGTACTGAAGGTACATGCGCGCAATAAGCCGCTGGGTGAAGGCGTGGATTTGGATATTATCGCCCGCCGCACACCGGGCTTTACCGGTGCCGATCTTGAGAACTTATTGAATGAAGCGGCATTGCTTGCAGCACGCCGTAATAAACGCAAAATCGACATGAATGAAGTAGATGAAGCTATCGACCGTGTTATTGCCGGTCCGGCTAAGAAGTCCCGTGTCATTAGTGATGATGAGAAGAGACTTGTGGCTTATCATGAAGCCGGCCATACAATTTGCGGCTACTTCTTAAAAAATGCCGATATGGTGCATAAAGTAACGATCATTCCGCGTGGTAGCGCAGGTGGCTACACGGTTATGCTTCCAAAAGAAGACCGGTTCTTCGCTACCAGATCCGATCTGTTAGATAAGATCGTAGGTCTGCTTGGCGGACGCGTAGCGGAAGAACTTGTACTTAAAGAAATCAGTACAGGGGCTCATAATGACTTTGAACGTGCTACAGGTATTGCCCGTCGCATGGTTATGGAGTTCGGAATGAGTACCAACTTAGGACCGATGCAATTTGGTCAAAGTCAAGGTCAAGTATTCCTTGGCCGCGACTTCGGACATGAGCAGAACTACAGCGATGAGACAGCGCGTCAAATTGACCAAGAGATTCAGACGATTATTCGCGATTGTCACCAGCGTTGTACAGACCTGCTTAACGAGCATATGGATAAGCTTGAAGGTGTAGCACAGGCGCTTCTTAAAGTAGAGACGCTGGATGCTGAACAAATCAAGAGTATTATCGAGACCGGCTCGCTCTCAAGCGATGTAGGCGAAGTTAAGGAAGTTACGACTGGCGATGTGAAGGTACAGATCACTGGCAAGCCGGACGACTCCGCGCCAACTCCTGGCATTGATAGCGAAGAGCGCGATCGAAGCGACACATAA
- the nadA gene encoding quinolinate synthase NadA yields the protein MEALALEKKEQRNRELRDKIMHLKKERNAIILAHYYQRPEIQEIADFLGDSFGLAQKAATTDADVIVFCGVHFMGESAKILNMDKTVLIPDERAGCPMADMVNVGGLKKVKAQHPNAKVVAYINTSADVKAETDICCTSSNAKNVIESIDAEEIIWVPDKNLGHWVSQFTDKKMIIWEGYCNTHDQLTVEDVQKLKEEHPDAQFVVHPECRPEVVAMGDFVGSTTGILNYCRETNHKKFIVGTEDGVGYKLRLDSPDKEFIFASKYLVCPNMKVNNLKKIADCLETMQPQIYVPEDIADKARASLERMLSVEAVQ from the coding sequence ATGGAAGCGTTAGCTTTAGAGAAGAAGGAACAGCGAAACCGGGAACTCCGAGACAAGATCATGCATTTGAAAAAAGAAAGAAATGCAATTATTTTGGCGCATTATTATCAGCGTCCTGAGATTCAAGAAATTGCGGATTTTCTTGGTGATTCATTCGGTTTGGCACAGAAAGCAGCAACAACAGATGCTGATGTTATTGTATTCTGTGGTGTTCATTTTATGGGAGAAAGCGCGAAAATTTTGAACATGGACAAAACGGTTCTCATTCCAGATGAACGTGCCGGCTGTCCTATGGCGGACATGGTAAATGTAGGCGGTCTCAAAAAAGTAAAAGCCCAGCATCCCAACGCGAAAGTGGTCGCATACATTAATACGTCTGCCGATGTGAAAGCGGAGACAGATATCTGCTGTACATCATCCAATGCAAAGAATGTAATTGAATCTATTGATGCAGAAGAAATCATCTGGGTTCCGGATAAAAATCTAGGGCATTGGGTATCTCAATTCACTGATAAGAAGATGATTATTTGGGAAGGGTATTGCAATACACATGACCAGTTAACGGTAGAAGATGTACAAAAGCTCAAAGAAGAGCATCCCGATGCTCAGTTTGTCGTACATCCTGAATGCCGCCCGGAAGTTGTAGCGATGGGTGATTTTGTTGGAAGTACGACGGGCATCCTTAACTATTGTCGTGAAACAAATCACAAGAAGTTCATCGTTGGAACAGAAGACGGTGTAGGATATAAGCTGCGTTTGGACAGCCCGGATAAAGAATTTATCTTTGCTTCAAAATATCTGGTTTGCCCGAACATGAAGGTCAATAACCTCAAAAAAATTGCTGATTGCTTGGAGACTATGCAGCCGCAGATTTATGTGCCGGAAGATATCGCGGATAAGGCGCGCGCTTCCCTTGAGCGAATGCTGTCTGTCGAAGCGGTTCAGTAA